Within the Hypericibacter adhaerens genome, the region CCGCTGCTGCTGCCGCAGCTGACACCGCTCGGCGATATCGACGAGGAGGAGCTGGCGCTGGCCGCCGAGGCGGAGGCGCCGGGTGCGGGCCTCGACCTGCCGCCGGCCATGCCGCCCTTGATGCGCCAGCTCATGCTCGCGCGCCTCGTGGCGCACGCGGCCGAAGCGCGCAAGGAGCCGATGTCGGCCGACCGCGCGGCGCTTCTGGCCGGCGAGCTGGCGCGGCTGGTCGACCAGGTCGCGACCGAGCGCCTTTCCTTCGAGCGCTTGTCCGAGATCGTGCCGGGCGAGCTGGCGCGCCACTGGCAGCTCACGGTCGAGTTTCTCGAGATCGTCACCAAGGCCTGGCCGAAGATCGAGAAGCAGGCTGGTGCCGTGGGTGCCGCCGAGCGGCGCAACCGTCTGCTCGAGCGCCAGGCGGAAGCCTGGCGCCGGTCGCCGCCGGATGGCCCGGTGATCGCCGCCGGCTCGACCGGCTCGATCCCGGCCACGGCCGATCTCATCGCCGCCGTGGCGCAATTGCCGCAAGGCCGCGTGCTGCTGCCGGGCCTGTGGCTCACCGGCAGCGATCTCTTCTGGCAGAAGGTCGAGGCCGATCCCAGCCATCCGCAGCATGGGCTGGGGTTGCTGCTGCGCCATCTGGGCATCAAGCCCGCCGAGGTGCTCGCCTGGCCGGCGGGCGAGCCGCTCCCCGCCGTCGCGGCGCGCCAGTTCTTCCTCGCCCATGCGCTGGTGCCGGCCACGCTGTCCCATCGCTGGCGCGCCGGCGACGGCGATGACCCGGAGGCGGCGGCGACAGCGGAAGCCATCGACGATCTGGGCGAGCGCGGCGATCTCGATCCCGGCTTGCGGCGGCTCGATTGCCCGGGGCAGGCCGAGGAGGCGCTGGCGATCGCCGTGATGCTGCGCGAGGCGGCGGAGCAGCCCGCCTTGCGCGCGGCGCTGGTGACGCCCGACCGGCGCCTCGCTCGTCGCGTCGCGGCCGAGCTCAAGCGCTGGTCGATCGAGATCGACGATTCGGCCGGCTCGCCGCTGACCGATTCGGCGCCGGGCGCCTATCTCCGCCTGGCGGCGCAATTGCCGCTCGACGCGGCGGCACCGGTGGCGCTGCTCGCGCTGCTGAAGCATCCGCTGGCGGCCGGCGGGCTGGCGCCCGGCCTCTTCCGCCAGCGCGTGCGCGCGCTCGAGCGCGCCGTGCTGCGCGGGCCCCGCCCGGCGCCGGGGTTCGACGGCTTGCGCCGCGCCGTCGCCGCGATCGACGACGATCATGCCGAGATGCGCGCGCTGCCGGGCTGGCTGGAGGAATTGGCGGCCAAGGCGAGGCCCTTCTTCGATCTGTCCGCGCGCCCCTCGGTTCCGCTCGCCGATCTGATCGAGGCCCATATCGCCTTCGCCGAGGCCCTGGCCGCCGACGACCGGGAAAGCGGTGCGGCCCGGCTCTGGTCCGGCGATGCCGGGGAGGCGGCGGCGACCTTCCTGACCGAGCTGCTCGCGGCGGCCCGGGATCACGAGGCCGTCGCCGGCGCCGACTATCCGGCCTTTCTCGACAGCCTCATGGCGGCACGTCAGGTGCGGCCCCGCTACGGCCGCCATCCGCGCCTCTTCATCTGGGGGCCGCTCGAAGCGCGCCTGCAGCAAGTCGACCTCATGATCCTGGGTGGGCTCAACGAGATGACCTGGCCCGCCACGCCGGCGCCCGATCCCTGGATGAGCCGGCCGATGCGCGAGGCCTTCGGCCTGCCGCCCGCGGAGCGCCGCATCGGCCTGTCCGCGCATGATTTCCAGCAGGCCTGCGGTGCCGCACGGGTCGTGCTGACGCGCGCGCGCAAGATCGACGGGACGCCGACCGTGCCCTCGCGCTGGCTGACGCGGCTCGATGCGCTGATGAAGGCGCGGGGGCTCGATCCCCAGCAGATGCAGGCGCCGGGCTGGATGGAATGGGCCGAGGCGCTGGACAGCCCGGACGGCCCGCCGCGGCCGGTGGTGCGCCCGCGGCCGACGCCGCCCGTCGCGGTCCGTCCCACCCAGCTCTCGGTCACGCAGATCGAGACCTGGATGCGCGATCCCTACGCGATCTATGCGCGCCATATCCTGAAGCTCGTGCGGCTGGAACCGATCGATGCGGCACCCGAAGCGGCCGAGCGTGGCACCATCATCCATGCCGCGCTCGACAGCTTCATCAAGGCCCATCCCGGCCCGCTGCCGGAGAACGCGCTGGCGACATTGCTCGGGCATG harbors:
- the addB gene encoding double-strand break repair protein AddB, whose protein sequence is MATTSPTPVAGRVFSIPAGVPFLDALARRLLEETADDALALGRYRILLPTRRACRALQETFLRLREGRPLLLPQLTPLGDIDEEELALAAEAEAPGAGLDLPPAMPPLMRQLMLARLVAHAAEARKEPMSADRAALLAGELARLVDQVATERLSFERLSEIVPGELARHWQLTVEFLEIVTKAWPKIEKQAGAVGAAERRNRLLERQAEAWRRSPPDGPVIAAGSTGSIPATADLIAAVAQLPQGRVLLPGLWLTGSDLFWQKVEADPSHPQHGLGLLLRHLGIKPAEVLAWPAGEPLPAVAARQFFLAHALVPATLSHRWRAGDGDDPEAAATAEAIDDLGERGDLDPGLRRLDCPGQAEEALAIAVMLREAAEQPALRAALVTPDRRLARRVAAELKRWSIEIDDSAGSPLTDSAPGAYLRLAAQLPLDAAAPVALLALLKHPLAAGGLAPGLFRQRVRALERAVLRGPRPAPGFDGLRRAVAAIDDDHAEMRALPGWLEELAAKARPFFDLSARPSVPLADLIEAHIAFAEALAADDRESGAARLWSGDAGEAAATFLTELLAAARDHEAVAGADYPAFLDSLMAARQVRPRYGRHPRLFIWGPLEARLQQVDLMILGGLNEMTWPATPAPDPWMSRPMREAFGLPPAERRIGLSAHDFQQACGAARVVLTRARKIDGTPTVPSRWLTRLDALMKARGLDPQQMQAPGWMEWAEALDSPDGPPRPVVRPRPTPPVAVRPTQLSVTQIETWMRDPYAIYARHILKLVRLEPIDAAPEAAERGTIIHAALDSFIKAHPGPLPENALATLLGHGRDAFGAWLDRPSVWAFWWPRFERIAAWFLEQRREELAEVERSLAELKGKIEIDAHGHPFTLTAKADRIDRLKGGGLGIIDYKTGAIPTPKEVVAGYAPQLPLEAAIAVQEGFGALGDRRIRRLAYWRLSGGDPAGIIGLAGGKEAEPEALAVRALERLRRLIQTFADPATPYLSEPHPEYAPRFSDYAHLARIAEWSVAGEGE